The Desulfurobacterium indicum genome contains a region encoding:
- the wbaP gene encoding undecaprenyl-phosphate galactose phosphotransferase WbaP, with translation MRKYVSFFLMLVSDLCIFYVSLFLAYLLRLWFGDKILPHYYMTFRKLLSLWWFPVAYIFSFWIQGLYTSRLPFWEEVKRIVKAVSFATVIILSVVSLGRLSEHVSRTTVLILWMISIPMFAVSRRFLKPLLYRLSLWKQEAIAVGNKEFINKIKEIFDKDHFMGYYISRGIEIPPFSFSYEKKLSELEADTLIVAIPDSFEGDTEKFLAKIHKSARNVLFIPDIKGLAFLNSELYPLFFSEIFLLSVKNNLKYFTNRFLKRLFDLTFSILLLPVLLPIIAIIAILIKLDSEGPVFFVHNRIGKDGKIIGVIKFRTMYKDAQQRLEKLLTENEEIRKEWETYFKLKNDPRITKVGKFLRKTSLDELPQIFNVLKGDMSFVGPRPVIKEEIEKYYKEFAQYYYLVKPGITGLWQVSGRSDTDYDKRVRLDTWYVLNWSLWLDIIILIKTIKAVLKREGAY, from the coding sequence ATGCGTAAATATGTGTCGTTTTTCCTTATGTTGGTTTCTGATTTATGTATTTTTTACGTGTCTTTGTTTTTAGCTTATCTTTTAAGGTTATGGTTTGGAGATAAAATTCTTCCTCATTATTATATGACTTTCAGGAAATTACTTTCCTTATGGTGGTTTCCCGTTGCCTATATCTTCTCTTTCTGGATTCAAGGCCTTTATACTTCTAGATTGCCTTTCTGGGAGGAAGTTAAAAGAATAGTAAAAGCAGTAAGTTTTGCTACGGTAATAATACTTTCTGTAGTTTCCCTTGGAAGGTTAAGTGAACATGTTTCCAGGACAACGGTACTTATTCTGTGGATGATTTCTATTCCGATGTTTGCTGTTAGTAGAAGATTTCTCAAACCTTTACTATACAGACTTTCCCTGTGGAAGCAAGAAGCAATTGCTGTTGGTAACAAAGAATTCATAAATAAAATTAAAGAGATTTTTGATAAAGATCACTTTATGGGGTATTACATAAGCAGAGGGATAGAAATTCCTCCATTTAGCTTTTCGTACGAAAAGAAGTTATCAGAACTTGAAGCTGATACACTCATTGTTGCCATTCCAGACAGCTTTGAAGGTGATACTGAAAAGTTTCTTGCTAAAATTCATAAATCTGCCAGAAATGTTCTTTTTATTCCTGATATTAAGGGACTGGCTTTTTTAAACTCAGAGCTCTATCCTCTATTTTTTTCTGAAATCTTTCTATTGTCCGTAAAGAACAATTTAAAATATTTTACCAATAGATTTTTAAAAAGATTATTTGACTTAACTTTTTCCATTCTGCTACTGCCTGTTCTTCTACCCATTATTGCCATTATTGCTATATTGATAAAGCTTGATTCTGAAGGTCCAGTGTTTTTCGTTCACAATAGAATAGGTAAAGATGGGAAGATAATAGGAGTAATAAAGTTTAGAACTATGTATAAAGATGCCCAGCAGAGATTGGAAAAATTGCTTACAGAAAATGAAGAAATAAGAAAAGAATGGGAAACCTATTTCAAACTAAAAAATGATCCCAGAATCACGAAAGTAGGAAAATTTTTAAGAAAAACATCTCTTGATGAGCTTCCTCAGATTTTTAATGTTCTTAAAGGAGATATGAGTTTTGTTGGTCCAAGGCCTGTAATTAAGGAAGAGATAGAAAAGTACTATAAGGAATTTGCCCAATATTACTACCTTGTGAAACCGGGAATAACTGGTCTATGGCAGGTAAGTGGGAGAAGTGATACTGATTATGATAAACGTGTAAGATTGGATACGTGGTATGTTTTAAACTGGTCTTTGTGGTTAGATATAATTATTCTTATTAAAACAATAAAGGCTGTTCTCAAGAGAGAAGGTGCTTATTGA
- a CDS encoding magnesium transporter CorA family protein — MEKCWAVFKTKNGIKTETIKISELHIVKDKKPIWLHFRNLNESIEDFLLENLKINELSLEDAILEDRPKAETFESYVFILLIYFDGRISRKRKFSIFWTKDLIITVGSRKLFEETKTELFLEEPETITTDKIFWLISSNIVDKCKKVALNLEKQLDDIEVKVFREQNPELLEDISDLSFEIISLRRTVKQLRDVYRSFLSSLAAFGFSKSIHYLRDLVDELVILYDHIDTLHEMLQNIFSVFSSLVEFKLNDIMKTLTIIMTVFAPITMISGYYGMNIVDLPFADSHAGLLIVTGMMILMSIGFMLYFKKKQWI, encoded by the coding sequence ATGGAAAAATGCTGGGCGGTATTCAAAACAAAAAACGGAATAAAAACAGAAACAATAAAAATTTCCGAACTACATATTGTAAAAGACAAAAAACCAATCTGGCTGCATTTTAGAAATCTTAACGAATCAATAGAAGATTTCCTGCTGGAGAACCTCAAGATAAATGAACTATCGTTGGAAGATGCTATACTTGAAGATAGACCAAAAGCAGAAACCTTTGAAAGCTATGTTTTTATACTCCTCATATATTTTGACGGAAGAATAAGCAGGAAAAGAAAATTCTCGATTTTCTGGACAAAAGATTTAATAATCACGGTAGGGAGTAGAAAACTTTTTGAAGAAACCAAAACAGAACTTTTTTTAGAAGAGCCAGAAACAATCACAACTGATAAAATATTCTGGCTCATATCCAGCAACATAGTGGATAAATGTAAAAAAGTGGCACTTAATCTGGAAAAACAGCTTGACGATATAGAAGTAAAAGTCTTTAGAGAACAAAATCCGGAGCTGCTTGAAGATATATCTGACCTAAGTTTTGAAATTATTTCGCTGAGAAGAACAGTAAAACAACTGAGAGATGTCTACCGCTCTTTCCTCTCTTCTCTAGCAGCTTTCGGATTCTCAAAAAGCATCCATTACTTAAGAGATCTGGTTGATGAGCTTGTCATATTGTATGACCACATAGATACACTTCATGAAATGTTACAGAACATATTCTCCGTGTTTTCATCCCTTGTTGAATTTAAACTCAATGACATCATGAAAACACTTACAATTATTATGACTGTCTTTGCCCCGATAACAATGATATCCGGCTATTACGGAATGAACATTGTTGACCTTCCGTTTGCCGATTCTCACGCAGGACTTTTAATAGTAACCGGCATGATGATACTGATGAGCATAGGCTTTATGCTATATTTCAAGAAAAAACAATGGATTTAA
- a CDS encoding ferredoxin domain-containing protein translates to MEFIYKTALSVAEMMCSAAITAPKGKGINLLHVEIFKDQRKDEVAEFMATIGREKNISFFIRDAKNVYESICVVFIGTIVTPRKVPNCGFCGAKNCEDALSKGISCAFATGDLGIAIGSAISIASLHHIDNRIMFSFGKAAIEGGFVPNNIKIGYGIPLSISGKNIFFDRK, encoded by the coding sequence ATGGAATTTATTTATAAAACTGCACTATCTGTGGCTGAAATGATGTGTTCTGCTGCAATCACTGCACCAAAAGGAAAAGGAATAAATCTCCTACACGTCGAAATATTTAAAGACCAAAGAAAAGATGAAGTAGCTGAATTTATGGCAACAATAGGAAGAGAAAAGAATATCTCTTTCTTTATAAGAGATGCAAAGAACGTTTACGAGTCAATATGTGTAGTATTTATAGGAACCATCGTAACTCCAAGAAAAGTTCCAAACTGTGGATTTTGCGGTGCAAAAAACTGCGAAGACGCACTTTCCAAAGGCATAAGCTGTGCCTTTGCAACAGGAGACCTAGGAATAGCTATAGGTTCTGCCATCTCCATAGCATCTTTACACCACATAGACAACAGAATCATGTTTTCATTTGGAAAAGCAGCAATAGAAGGAGGCTTCGTCCCCAACAATATAAAAATCGGATACGGTATTCCCTTATCAATAAGCGGAAAAAATATATTTTTTGATAGGAAATAA
- a CDS encoding aspartate aminotransferase family protein, whose product MNTIEMTEKYVMKTYNRYPISFVKGQGCYLYDENGREYLDMLAGIAVCNLGHCHPEVSETICKQARELIHTSNLFHIKPQAELAKLICENSFGEKVFFCNSGAEANEGAIKLARRYAFEKGKKGYEIIAFKNSFHGRTFASVSVTGQEKYNEGFGPMLSDVKFAEFNNLDSMKSLVSEKTCGIIVEPVQGEGGIVPATKEFLQGLRKIADEIDAILIFDEVQTGIGRTGKLFAYQHYNVEPDVMTLAKALGNGVPIGAIVTKGKAANVLKPGLHASTFGGNFLATAAGKKVIEIVSQKAFLEEVNDKGNYLREKLTVLQNEFPEVIENIRGKGLMIGAVCKVTCSDIVKKALEKGLIINCTAGNVIRFAPPLIIEKTDIEKGIEILRNVLKEI is encoded by the coding sequence ATGAACACAATAGAAATGACCGAGAAATATGTAATGAAAACCTACAATAGATATCCCATCTCATTTGTAAAAGGGCAGGGATGTTACCTTTACGACGAAAATGGCAGAGAGTATCTGGATATGCTAGCAGGAATTGCCGTATGCAACCTTGGACACTGCCATCCGGAAGTTTCCGAAACAATATGTAAGCAGGCCAGAGAACTTATCCATACATCAAACCTATTCCACATTAAGCCTCAGGCAGAGCTTGCAAAACTGATATGTGAAAACTCTTTCGGAGAAAAAGTATTTTTCTGCAATAGCGGAGCCGAAGCAAACGAAGGGGCAATAAAACTTGCAAGACGTTACGCTTTCGAAAAAGGCAAAAAAGGTTATGAAATCATTGCATTCAAAAATTCTTTCCACGGCAGAACATTTGCCAGCGTATCAGTAACAGGACAGGAAAAATATAACGAAGGTTTTGGCCCCATGCTATCGGATGTAAAATTTGCCGAATTTAACAACCTTGATTCAATGAAATCTCTTGTAAGCGAAAAAACCTGCGGAATTATTGTAGAACCGGTGCAGGGAGAAGGTGGAATAGTTCCTGCAACAAAAGAGTTTCTACAGGGACTACGAAAAATAGCCGATGAAATAGACGCAATTCTAATATTTGATGAAGTTCAAACAGGTATAGGAAGAACCGGTAAACTTTTTGCATACCAGCATTACAATGTTGAACCGGATGTAATGACACTTGCCAAAGCCCTCGGTAATGGTGTTCCGATAGGTGCCATTGTAACAAAAGGAAAAGCTGCCAATGTTTTAAAACCGGGACTTCACGCTTCAACGTTCGGCGGTAATTTCTTAGCAACAGCCGCCGGTAAAAAAGTAATAGAAATAGTATCTCAAAAGGCTTTTCTCGAAGAAGTAAATGATAAAGGAAACTACTTAAGAGAAAAACTTACAGTACTGCAAAATGAATTTCCTGAAGTAATAGAAAACATTAGAGGAAAAGGATTAATGATAGGTGCCGTGTGCAAAGTTACCTGTAGCGATATAGTTAAAAAAGCACTCGAAAAAGGATTAATAATAAACTGCACTGCAGGTAATGTTATCAGATTTGCTCCACCATTAATCATTGAAAAGACAGATATAGAAAAAGGGATAGAAATCCTCAGAAATGTTTTAAAAGAAATTTGA
- a CDS encoding MBL fold metallo-hydrolase, with amino-acid sequence MDMMIPLGGGNEIGASAYLYMIGGKKILVDFGIRFNPKESHPDLEFLNALAPELDAIIITHAHIDHCGAFHIVSGKYPDTPIYTTFETAELLSVMVEDAIKVKYIGRDEESTTEYKLLDEAFLRIERKKFFSRINIDNIEITLYPAGHILGAASILIKWNGKTLFHTGDISLKDQITVKGAVLPEEKVDVLVMESTYYYTKIEKSPKETLPESINRIIKRGGKILIPVFALGRAQEIISIIKEEMKKGNIPPVNVYVDGLAREICNIYEHNIEKEFFNFYIQPAPRYEGLSFEESCEENLREADIIISTSGMLMENTPSYAYAKIIGKKAKNGIIFSGYLTEESFGFKLINNRNQFKQFKCEILKHHLSAHSKRGDLDKIKEQLNAEKTVLIHGYPGKHRKEHAANREVIYL; translated from the coding sequence ATGGATATGATGATTCCCTTAGGCGGCGGAAATGAAATAGGAGCAAGTGCCTACCTTTACATGATAGGCGGTAAAAAAATACTTGTTGACTTCGGAATAAGGTTCAACCCGAAAGAATCTCATCCTGATCTTGAGTTCTTAAATGCCCTAGCTCCTGAGCTTGATGCCATAATAATAACACATGCTCACATAGACCACTGCGGCGCTTTTCACATAGTATCCGGTAAATATCCGGACACTCCTATATACACAACCTTCGAAACGGCAGAATTATTATCCGTAATGGTGGAAGACGCCATAAAAGTTAAATATATCGGAAGAGACGAAGAATCGACAACAGAATATAAACTCCTTGACGAAGCCTTTCTAAGAATAGAAAGAAAAAAATTTTTTTCCCGGATAAACATAGATAACATTGAAATTACCCTCTATCCAGCCGGACATATTCTTGGAGCAGCTTCTATCCTGATAAAGTGGAACGGAAAAACACTTTTCCACACAGGTGACATCTCTCTAAAAGATCAGATAACAGTAAAAGGAGCAGTTCTCCCTGAAGAAAAGGTTGATGTTTTAGTAATGGAAAGCACCTACTATTACACAAAGATAGAAAAAAGTCCTAAAGAAACGTTACCGGAAAGCATTAATCGGATAATTAAACGAGGTGGCAAAATACTAATTCCTGTATTCGCTCTCGGTAGAGCTCAAGAAATCATATCCATAATAAAAGAAGAGATGAAAAAGGGAAATATTCCGCCAGTCAACGTCTATGTTGATGGACTTGCAAGAGAAATATGCAACATATACGAACACAACATAGAAAAGGAGTTTTTTAACTTTTATATACAACCAGCTCCCAGATACGAAGGCCTATCTTTCGAAGAATCCTGCGAAGAAAACCTCAGAGAAGCAGACATTATCATTTCAACATCAGGAATGTTAATGGAAAACACTCCTTCTTACGCTTACGCAAAAATTATCGGTAAAAAGGCGAAAAATGGCATAATATTCAGCGGTTACCTGACAGAAGAAAGCTTCGGATTCAAACTGATCAATAATAGAAATCAGTTTAAACAATTTAAATGTGAAATATTAAAGCACCATCTTTCCGCTCATTCAAAAAGAGGAGACCTTGATAAAATTAAAGAACAATTAAATGCAGAAAAAACCGTTCTAATTCACGGCTATCCCGGCAAACATCGAAAAGAACACGCAGCCAACAGGGAGGTCATTTACCTTTGA
- the rfbB gene encoding dTDP-glucose 4,6-dehydratase, protein MKLLVTGGAGFIGSEFVRQAVRYGIDTVVVDKLTYAGDLERLKEVEDKITFYKCDINNREFLEDIFKREKPTAVIHWAAESHVDRSILDASPFIEANVRGTQTLLDVSKDNDVELFINIATDEVYGELGEEGQFFETTPLNPNSPYSVSKASADMLGRAYFRTYGLPVVTVRPSNNYGYWQYPEKLIPVVILKALNNEPIPVYGTGQNVREWLFVSDCADAVFSILEKGKPGEVYNVGSGEERRNIEVVKAILSLLNKPEGLITFVKDRPGHDFRYSLNTEKIEREIGWKVKVKFEEGIEKTVKWYIENIDWVNRKLDYLKFYWQKVYS, encoded by the coding sequence ATGAAGTTACTTGTAACAGGTGGAGCCGGTTTTATAGGGAGTGAATTTGTCAGGCAAGCAGTGAGGTATGGTATTGATACGGTTGTTGTTGATAAACTTACTTATGCCGGAGATCTTGAGAGATTAAAGGAAGTTGAGGATAAAATTACATTTTACAAATGTGATATTAATAATAGAGAATTTCTCGAAGATATATTTAAAAGGGAAAAGCCAACAGCAGTTATTCACTGGGCGGCGGAGAGTCATGTTGATAGAAGTATTCTGGATGCATCACCTTTTATAGAGGCTAATGTAAGGGGAACACAAACTTTGCTTGATGTTTCAAAAGATAACGATGTAGAACTGTTTATTAATATAGCTACAGATGAAGTGTATGGTGAACTTGGAGAAGAAGGTCAATTTTTTGAGACAACTCCTCTGAATCCAAATTCTCCATACTCTGTGAGTAAGGCTTCTGCTGATATGCTTGGAAGGGCGTACTTTAGGACATATGGATTGCCTGTTGTTACTGTTCGTCCTTCAAATAACTATGGTTATTGGCAGTATCCGGAAAAACTTATACCAGTTGTTATTCTAAAAGCCTTGAATAATGAGCCTATTCCTGTTTACGGGACCGGTCAGAATGTAAGAGAATGGCTTTTCGTTTCTGATTGTGCAGATGCTGTATTTTCCATACTGGAGAAAGGAAAACCCGGAGAAGTTTATAATGTTGGGAGTGGAGAAGAGAGAAGAAATATAGAAGTTGTAAAGGCTATTCTTTCTCTTTTAAACAAGCCTGAAGGTTTGATAACTTTTGTGAAAGATAGACCCGGGCATGATTTTCGCTATTCTTTGAATACTGAAAAAATAGAAAGAGAAATTGGTTGGAAGGTAAAGGTAAAATTCGAAGAAGGTATAGAAAAAACGGTTAAATGGTATATTGAAAATATAGATTGGGTGAATCGTAAGCTTGATTATTTAAAATTCTATTGGCAGAAGGTTTATTCGTAG